Proteins encoded within one genomic window of Spiroplasma endosymbiont of Agriotes lineatus:
- a CDS encoding DDE-type integrase/transposase/recombinase: protein MIKNNLVSEYKYTKLKYRNHKITVNNAQISNVLNREFNDKKPNEVVVSDLTYVQVDGKWHYICLLIDLFNREVIDYNAGLNKTAELVQQAFDHIKFC, encoded by the coding sequence ATGATCAAAAATAATTTGGTTTCTGAATACAAATACACCAAATTAAAATATCGTAATCACAAAATAACAGTTAATAATGCCCAAATTAGTAATGTTTTAAATCGTGAATTTAATGACAAAAAACCTAATGAAGTTGTTGTTAGTGATTTAACATATGTGCAAGTTGATGGGAAATGACATTATATTTGCTTATTAATTGACTTGTTTAATCGCGAAGTAATTGACTATAATGCTGGGCTAAACAAAACCGCCGAACTAGTTCAACAAGCTTTTGATCACATAAAGTTTTGTTAG
- the rpoC gene encoding DNA-directed RNA polymerase subunit beta': MFNDHKNFKEIKISLASPEDIRSWSYGEVTKPETINYKSLKPEKDGLFDQRIFGPIKNYECECGKYKKENNHGKICERCGVQLTESIVRRKRMGHIELEDPVSHIWMLKASPSQIALALNMRTKDLEEVIYFVSYIVLDAGDAKNLRDKMVLDLGNAKTSQETRERLIKTLENIKKNLTVESISFERAQGMIEDLKNTNISFSMDECAQFINKYTNAKFGIGAEAIEHLLKNLDLKEEIKKIKRKIQGKKSQMDKLKLMRSLKTLNDFLRSGNKPEWMILHAIPVLPPDIRPIIQLDGGRFTASELNDLYRKIIIRNERLKRVKQMRAPSIIINNEKRMLQEAVDALIDNDRKARPVTGRDKRPLKSLTAILKGKQGRFRQNLLGKRVDYSGRSVIAVGPELKMYQCGLPRDMAIVIFKPFIIAELLREAKENNSNLTYKMAEKMIDQRDERVWDYLEVVIKDRPILLNRAPTLHRLGIQAFEPKLVKGKAIRLHPLVTPAFNADFDGDQMAVHVPITAEAVAEARYLMLGSKNILGPKDGKPIVTPTQDMVLGNYYLTFESKGKIGEGNIYQNFDDAVLAYDNKQLHLHAIIAIPVNTMGDKITVNDSKNKVLITTVGKLIFNKIFPVDFPYFNEPTAENLDYLDDRHIILITEDIRKFVASREAISPFNKSSLSNIITKFFKKYGTQKTAEMLDNMKNLGFKFSTISGITISAQDMQAYDGKKENFIEADKYIAQVQEFYRLGMITEREKHKLIVEKWSDVKDLIQKKLEVVLRRDINNPITIMTDSGARSNLSNFTQLVGMRGLMNNPKGEVIELPIRSSFIQGLTVLEFYISTHGARKGMADMALKTADSGYLTRRLVDVAQEIIIVMEDCQTEKGFLIKDIVDTKNYIIIVPLQDRAFGRFTKSAIINKNGKEIVPANTLITEDINNKIEKNNITQFEIRSVLTCDASKGVCKKCYGLNLATGAIVDIGETVGIVAAQSIGEPGTQLTMRTFHTGGVAGGLDITQGLPRIKELLDNTIPKGAVAIISEIDGTVQEISEENGINIITVVSEHNERKYKTPYNSNIRVKVGSLVKAGQKLTEGAINVKYLLEIAGIKEVQEYILKEVQKVYRLQGIQISDKYIEIIVKQMLNKIQIIDGGNSGLLAGETVTIKEFKDIVGKLLSEDRRPPYGFPIMFGIKKAPLESNSFLSAASFQDTTRVLTKAIIKGKIDTLEGLKENVILGNLIPAGTGLLDSEDIIARGKIAYEEEY; encoded by the coding sequence ATGTTTAATGATCACAAAAATTTTAAAGAAATTAAAATTAGTTTAGCTTCTCCAGAAGATATTCGTTCTTGATCGTATGGTGAAGTAACAAAACCAGAAACTATTAATTATAAATCGTTAAAACCAGAAAAAGATGGTCTTTTTGATCAACGAATTTTTGGACCAATTAAAAACTATGAATGTGAATGTGGAAAATATAAAAAAGAAAATAATCATGGTAAAATTTGTGAACGCTGTGGAGTTCAATTAACAGAGTCAATTGTTAGAAGAAAAAGAATGGGACATATTGAATTAGAAGATCCGGTATCACATATTTGAATGTTAAAAGCATCACCTTCACAAATTGCTTTGGCATTAAATATGCGTACTAAAGATTTAGAGGAAGTGATTTATTTTGTTTCTTATATTGTTTTAGATGCTGGTGATGCTAAAAATTTAAGAGATAAAATGGTTTTAGATTTAGGTAATGCTAAAACTTCACAAGAAACTCGTGAACGATTAATTAAAACTTTAGAAAATATTAAAAAAAATTTAACTGTGGAATCAATTTCTTTTGAAAGAGCACAAGGAATGATTGAAGATTTAAAAAATACTAATATTTCTTTTTCAATGGATGAATGTGCTCAATTTATTAATAAATATACTAATGCTAAATTTGGTATTGGTGCCGAGGCAATTGAACATTTACTTAAAAATTTAGATTTGAAAGAAGAAATTAAGAAAATTAAAAGAAAAATTCAAGGTAAAAAATCGCAAATGGATAAATTAAAATTAATGCGTTCTTTGAAAACATTAAATGATTTTTTACGCTCAGGAAATAAACCTGAGTGAATGATTTTACATGCTATTCCGGTGTTGCCGCCAGATATTAGACCAATTATTCAATTAGATGGAGGTAGATTTACAGCATCAGAATTGAATGATTTATATCGTAAGATCATTATAAGAAATGAACGATTAAAACGCGTTAAACAAATGAGAGCCCCTTCAATTATTATTAATAATGAAAAAAGGATGTTGCAAGAAGCGGTTGATGCTTTAATTGATAATGATCGTAAAGCGCGTCCTGTAACAGGAAGAGATAAGAGACCTTTAAAATCATTAACAGCAATTTTAAAAGGAAAACAAGGTCGTTTTCGTCAAAACTTATTAGGAAAACGAGTTGATTATTCTGGAAGAAGTGTTATTGCTGTCGGTCCAGAATTAAAAATGTATCAGTGTGGTTTACCACGCGATATGGCAATTGTTATTTTTAAACCATTTATTATTGCTGAATTATTAAGAGAGGCTAAAGAAAATAATAGTAATTTAACTTATAAAATGGCAGAAAAAATGATTGATCAACGCGATGAACGAGTATGAGATTATTTGGAAGTAGTTATTAAAGATCGTCCAATATTATTAAATCGAGCACCAACACTTCATCGTTTAGGAATTCAAGCTTTTGAACCAAAGTTAGTAAAAGGGAAAGCAATTCGTTTGCATCCATTGGTAACGCCGGCATTTAATGCTGATTTTGATGGTGACCAAATGGCAGTTCATGTGCCGATAACAGCAGAAGCTGTTGCTGAAGCGCGATATTTAATGTTAGGTTCAAAAAATATTTTAGGACCTAAAGATGGAAAACCAATTGTAACTCCAACTCAGGATATGGTTTTAGGAAATTACTATTTAACTTTTGAAAGTAAAGGTAAAATTGGTGAAGGAAATATTTATCAAAATTTTGATGATGCTGTTTTAGCTTATGATAATAAACAATTACATTTACATGCGATAATTGCTATTCCTGTTAATACCATGGGTGATAAGATTACTGTTAATGATAGTAAAAATAAGGTATTAATAACAACGGTTGGAAAATTAATTTTTAATAAAATTTTTCCTGTTGATTTTCCTTATTTTAATGAACCAACAGCAGAAAATCTTGATTATTTAGATGACCGTCATATTATTTTAATTACTGAGGATATCCGAAAATTTGTTGCATCACGAGAAGCAATTTCTCCATTTAATAAAAGTAGTTTATCAAATATTATTACTAAGTTTTTTAAGAAATATGGAACTCAAAAAACTGCTGAAATGTTAGATAATATGAAAAATTTAGGATTTAAATTTTCAACAATTTCTGGTATTACGATTTCAGCACAAGATATGCAAGCATATGATGGTAAAAAAGAAAATTTTATTGAAGCTGATAAATATATTGCTCAAGTTCAAGAATTTTATCGTTTAGGAATGATAACTGAACGCGAAAAACATAAATTAATTGTTGAAAAATGATCAGATGTTAAAGATTTAATTCAAAAGAAATTAGAAGTAGTGTTAAGGCGAGATATTAATAATCCGATTACGATTATGACTGATTCGGGTGCTCGGAGTAATCTTTCTAACTTTACACAGTTAGTAGGGATGCGAGGATTAATGAATAATCCCAAGGGAGAAGTTATTGAATTACCGATTCGTTCTTCTTTTATACAAGGATTAACGGTTCTTGAGTTCTATATATCCACGCATGGGGCAAGAAAAGGGATGGCTGATATGGCTTTAAAAACAGCCGATTCTGGTTATTTAACAAGAAGATTAGTAGATGTTGCCCAAGAAATTATTATTGTGATGGAAGATTGTCAAACAGAAAAAGGATTCTTAATTAAAGATATTGTTGATACTAAAAATTATATTATTATTGTACCCTTACAAGATCGTGCTTTTGGACGATTTACAAAGTCAGCGATAATTAACAAAAATGGTAAGGAAATTGTTCCTGCTAATACTTTAATTACTGAAGATATTAACAATAAAATTGAAAAAAATAATATTACGCAATTTGAAATTCGCTCAGTTTTAACTTGTGATGCTTCTAAAGGGGTATGTAAAAAATGTTATGGACTTAATTTAGCAACTGGTGCAATTGTTGATATTGGTGAAACTGTTGGGATTGTCGCAGCCCAATCAATTGGTGAGCCAGGGACACAATTAACAATGCGTACTTTTCATACGGGTGGTGTTGCTGGTGGTTTAGATATTACTCAGGGATTACCAAGAATTAAAGAATTATTAGATAATACAATTCCTAAGGGGGCGGTTGCAATTATTTCTGAAATTGATGGTACCGTTCAAGAAATAAGTGAAGAAAATGGTATTAATATTATTACTGTTGTATCTGAACATAATGAAAGAAAATATAAAACTCCTTATAACTCTAATATTCGTGTTAAAGTTGGTTCACTAGTTAAAGCTGGTCAAAAATTAACTGAAGGAGCAATTAATGTTAAATATTTATTAGAAATTGCCGGGATTAAAGAAGTTCAAGAATATATTTTAAAAGAAGTTCAAAAAGTGTATCGCTTGCAAGGAATTCAAATTTCTGATAAATATATTGAAATTATTGTTAAACAAATGTTAAATAAAATTCAAATTATTGATGGTGGCAATAGCGGCTTATTAGCCGGGGAAACAGTTACGATTAAAGAATTTAAAGATATTGTTGGTAAGTTATTATCAGAAGATCGTCGTCCGCCTTATGGATTTCCAATTATGTTTGGTATTAAAAAAGCACCATTGGAATCTAATTCTTTCTTATCGGCAGCATCATTTCAAGATACTACACGAGTATTAACGAAAGCAATTATTAAAGGTAAAATCGATACTTTAGAAGGATTAAAAGAAAATGTTATTTTAGGTAATTTAATTCCTGCGGGGACAGGATTATTAGATTCTGAAGATATCATTGCTAGAGGAAAAATTGCTTATGAAGAAGAATATTAA